A region of Rhizorhabdus wittichii RW1 DNA encodes the following proteins:
- a CDS encoding oxidoreductase FAD/NAD(P)-binding domain protein (PFAM: oxidoreductase FAD/NAD(P)-binding domain protein) codes for MNGFNHLLLILAAFAALAFVLLVFLLARRTRGEGLEPPDPQPAPAPRPARPRAPPIADPVETEQPPYTAWRLISRAVANPDSAGGPLYRLRLEPEDGLPEWRAGAVAHVYCGPAQDVLDPGGRPAPLAAGDYMIGSLPAEGAIHLVVRKVPTSAPAEGRRSRWLCEEVDTGQRIALLVRDDPAFVPPPDTVPLILIGNATGLAGLHAHIKARPAGTRNWLIFGDRNSADDEVLAAEIAEWVSTGHLERCDLVFPGETGEQRLVTDQIKDAKAPILDWVLAGGAIYVCGSKRMDDDVHATLGDLLGTGVLEAMTEAGLYRRSVY; via the coding sequence GTGAACGGCTTCAACCATCTGCTGCTGATCCTCGCGGCGTTCGCCGCGCTGGCGTTCGTGCTGCTCGTCTTCCTGTTGGCGAGGCGGACGCGCGGCGAAGGGCTGGAGCCGCCCGATCCCCAACCCGCCCCCGCCCCCCGGCCGGCACGGCCGCGCGCACCGCCGATCGCCGACCCGGTCGAGACCGAGCAGCCGCCCTATACGGCCTGGCGCCTGATATCGCGGGCCGTGGCCAATCCCGATTCGGCCGGCGGACCGCTCTACCGGCTGCGGCTCGAGCCGGAGGACGGCCTGCCCGAATGGCGGGCCGGCGCCGTCGCCCATGTCTATTGCGGCCCCGCGCAGGACGTGCTCGATCCCGGCGGCCGTCCGGCGCCGCTCGCGGCCGGCGACTATATGATCGGGTCGCTGCCGGCCGAGGGCGCCATCCACCTGGTCGTCCGCAAGGTCCCGACCAGCGCCCCGGCCGAAGGGCGTCGATCGCGCTGGCTGTGCGAGGAGGTCGACACCGGCCAGCGGATCGCGCTGCTGGTCCGCGACGATCCGGCCTTCGTGCCGCCGCCCGATACGGTGCCGCTGATCCTGATCGGCAACGCGACCGGGCTGGCCGGGCTGCACGCCCATATCAAGGCGCGGCCGGCGGGCACCCGCAACTGGCTGATCTTCGGCGACCGCAACAGCGCCGACGACGAGGTGCTCGCCGCCGAGATCGCCGAATGGGTGTCGACCGGCCACCTCGAACGCTGCGACCTCGTCTTCCCGGGCGAAACCGGCGAGCAGCGCCTCGTCACCGACCAGATCAAGGACGCCAAGGCGCCGATCCTCGACTGGGTGCTGGCCGGCGGCGCCATCTATGTCTGCGGCAGCAAGCGGATGGACGACGATGTCCACGCGACGCTGGGCGACCTGCTCGGCACCGGGGTGCTCGAGGCGATGACCGAGGCGGGGCTCTACCGGCGGTCGGTCTATTAG
- a CDS encoding Acetyl-CoA acetyltransferase-like protein, with protein sequence MTLPRGYDGVAIACPVTVRYARHSDRSAHWHIGTALRELIAQAGIAKAEVDGLAASSFTLGPDTSIALTEHFGLSPRWLDWIPTGGASGVMALRRAARAVQAGDASVVACIGGDTADAGAFGDLVRNFSRFSREAVYPYGAAGPNGVFALITDHYMRTHGAERADFGRVVVAQRSHARANPNALLGAKPLTIDDYLAAPPVATPLHLFDCVMPCAGAEGFLVMTVERARRLGLPYAVIRGAIERHDAYADDPIAERGGWAMDRDTLYAQAGLGPGDVDCLQAYDDYPVIVLQQIEDLGFCAKGEGAAFVRRHDLGVGGDFPVNSCGGQLGCGQAGAAGGFLPVVEALRQVVRRPIGAQLPDARIALASGYGMVTFDRCLATAAAILEGRP encoded by the coding sequence GTGACCCTGCCGCGCGGCTATGACGGGGTCGCGATCGCCTGTCCGGTCACGGTCCGTTATGCGCGGCACAGCGACCGCTCGGCGCATTGGCACATCGGCACGGCGCTGCGCGAGCTGATCGCGCAGGCGGGGATCGCCAAGGCGGAGGTCGACGGCCTCGCCGCTTCCTCCTTCACCCTCGGCCCCGACACCAGCATCGCGCTGACCGAGCATTTCGGCCTGTCGCCGCGCTGGCTCGACTGGATTCCAACCGGCGGCGCGAGCGGGGTGATGGCGCTGCGCCGTGCGGCACGGGCGGTGCAGGCCGGCGACGCCTCGGTGGTCGCCTGCATCGGCGGCGACACGGCCGATGCCGGCGCGTTCGGCGATCTGGTGCGCAATTTCAGCCGCTTCTCGCGCGAGGCGGTCTATCCCTATGGCGCGGCCGGCCCGAACGGCGTCTTCGCGCTGATCACCGACCATTATATGCGGACCCATGGCGCCGAGCGCGCCGATTTCGGCCGGGTCGTCGTCGCCCAGCGCAGCCATGCCCGCGCCAACCCCAATGCGCTGCTCGGCGCCAAGCCGCTGACGATCGACGACTATCTCGCCGCGCCGCCGGTCGCGACGCCGCTTCATCTGTTCGACTGCGTGATGCCGTGCGCCGGGGCCGAGGGCTTCCTGGTGATGACGGTCGAGCGCGCCCGCCGGCTGGGGCTGCCTTATGCGGTGATCCGCGGGGCGATCGAGCGGCACGACGCCTATGCCGACGACCCGATCGCCGAGCGCGGCGGCTGGGCGATGGACCGCGACACGCTCTACGCCCAGGCCGGCCTCGGCCCCGGCGACGTCGACTGCCTCCAGGCCTATGACGACTATCCGGTGATCGTCCTCCAGCAGATCGAGGACCTCGGCTTCTGCGCCAAGGGCGAGGGCGCGGCCTTCGTCCGCCGCCATGATCTCGGCGTCGGCGGCGACTTTCCGGTCAACAGTTGCGGCGGCCAGCTCGGCTGCGGCCAGGCCGGGGCGGCGGGCGGCTTCCTGCCGGTGGTCGAGGCGCTGCGCCAGGTGGTCCGCCGGCCGATCGGAGCGCAGCTGCCCGATGCGCGGATCGCGCTGGCGAGCGGTTATGGCATGGTCACCTTCGACCGCTGCCTCGCCACCGCCGCCGCGATCCTGGAGGGGCGGCCATGA
- a CDS encoding transcriptional regulator, XRE family (PFAM: helix-turn-helix domain protein; Cupin 2, conserved barrel domain protein) yields the protein MKSPVHIIAEARSASTSDDQALGISPETMAKTPRNTSQPGPALRAARLDKGLSLRELAARTGLPFSTLSKLENGKMGMTYDRLVLLAQALGVEIGKLFSTAAPDEPARGAVGRRSIIRAGEWPESSSERYRHHYLAADLLDKMMVPMIIEVEARTLEEYRGIARHEGEEYLYVLCGAMELHSDLYAPLRLEQGDSIYFDSGMAHAYVRVSDGPCRLLSICAGAGIQRFVETANHRWDKAPPGEADAGDGPDG from the coding sequence TTGAAAAGCCCGGTGCACATCATCGCGGAAGCGCGGAGCGCTTCCACCTCAGACGATCAGGCTCTAGGGATTTCCCCGGAAACCATGGCGAAAACACCCCGCAACACTTCCCAGCCCGGCCCCGCGCTCCGCGCCGCGCGCCTCGACAAGGGGCTGAGCCTGCGCGAGCTCGCCGCCCGGACCGGCCTGCCCTTCTCGACCCTGTCCAAGCTCGAAAACGGCAAGATGGGGATGACCTATGACAGGCTGGTGCTGCTGGCCCAGGCGCTGGGCGTCGAGATCGGCAAGCTCTTCTCCACCGCCGCGCCCGACGAGCCCGCCCGCGGCGCGGTCGGCCGGCGAAGCATCATCCGGGCGGGGGAGTGGCCCGAATCGAGTTCGGAGCGCTATCGTCACCATTATCTGGCGGCCGATCTGCTCGACAAGATGATGGTCCCGATGATCATCGAGGTGGAGGCCCGCACCCTGGAGGAATATCGCGGGATCGCCCGGCACGAGGGCGAGGAATATCTGTACGTCCTGTGCGGCGCGATGGAGCTGCACTCCGATCTTTACGCGCCGCTGCGCCTCGAACAGGGCGACTCGATCTATTTCGACAGCGGCATGGCGCATGCCTATGTCCGCGTCAGCGACGGCCCCTGCCGGCTGCTGTCGATCTGCGCCGGCGCCGGGATACAGCGCTTCGTCGAAACCGCCAATCATCGCTGGGACAAAGCCCCGCCCGGCGAGGCGGATGCGGGCGACGGCCCGGACGGATGA
- a CDS encoding Mandelate racemase/muconate lactonizing enzyme, C-terminal domain protein (PFAM: Mandelate racemase/muconate lactonizing enzyme, N-terminal domain protein; Mandelate racemase/muconate lactonizing enzyme, C-terminal domain protein), which translates to MSRRVLTHKRIENRMREPFRIAGYQFDSMPSVVASIEQDGVAGRGEAAGVYYLHDDPAHMAAEIERVRDAIEAGAGRAELQELLPPGGARNALDCALWDLEARLTGQPVWRIAGLDAARPLVTTFTLPADTPEEILDRLAGFPPVEAIKLKLDGDLPADIARMRAVRRARPDVWLGVDANQGYSAESFEALAAALVEAGVALLEQPVRRGEEAQLDGWRCPIPVAADESILDCVELDRHRHRFDVVNIKLDKCGGLTEALRMVDLARRIGVRLMVGNMAGSSLAMAPAFVVGQYCEIVDLDGAWFLSEDTVAAAMYDAGTCRVPQGFWGGL; encoded by the coding sequence ATGAGCCGGCGGGTCCTGACCCATAAGCGGATCGAGAACCGGATGCGCGAGCCTTTCCGGATCGCCGGCTATCAGTTCGATTCGATGCCTTCGGTCGTCGCCTCGATCGAGCAGGACGGTGTGGCGGGGCGCGGCGAGGCGGCGGGCGTCTATTATCTCCACGACGATCCGGCCCATATGGCCGCCGAGATCGAGCGGGTCCGCGATGCGATCGAGGCCGGGGCCGGCCGCGCCGAACTGCAGGAACTCCTCCCCCCGGGCGGCGCCCGCAATGCCCTCGACTGCGCGCTCTGGGACCTGGAGGCGCGGTTGACCGGCCAGCCGGTCTGGCGGATCGCCGGGCTCGACGCCGCGCGTCCGCTCGTCACGACATTCACCCTTCCCGCGGATACGCCCGAGGAGATCCTCGACCGGCTCGCCGGCTTTCCGCCGGTCGAGGCGATCAAACTGAAGCTGGACGGCGACCTGCCGGCCGACATCGCGCGGATGCGGGCGGTGCGGCGAGCCCGCCCCGATGTGTGGCTGGGGGTCGACGCCAATCAGGGCTATTCGGCCGAATCGTTCGAGGCGTTGGCAGCCGCCCTGGTGGAGGCGGGAGTCGCGCTGCTCGAACAGCCCGTCCGCCGCGGCGAGGAGGCGCAGCTCGACGGCTGGCGCTGCCCGATCCCCGTCGCCGCCGACGAGAGCATCCTCGACTGCGTCGAGCTCGACCGGCATCGCCATCGCTTCGACGTCGTCAACATCAAGCTCGACAAGTGCGGCGGACTGACCGAGGCGCTGCGGATGGTCGACCTCGCCCGACGGATCGGGGTCAGGCTGATGGTCGGCAACATGGCCGGATCCAGCCTCGCCATGGCGCCCGCCTTCGTGGTCGGGCAATATTGCGAGATCGTCGATCTGGACGGCGCATGGTTCCTGTCGGAAGACACCGTGGCCGCCGCGATGTACGACGCCGGAACCTGCCGCGTTCCGCAGGGTTTCTGGGGCGGCCTCTAG
- a CDS encoding AMP-dependent synthetase and ligase (PFAM: AMP-dependent synthetase and ligase), translated as MPVHEDAAQPVMAGSEVLADRSIPALLTRRAALGDKPLVIFGDTRFGYGEMAARAAAAGALLRDAGVARGDRVAIFCGNRIAFLDLFLGCAWIGAVAVPINHFARGPQLQHILGNSGARLIAADADGAAALDHVDPSALALAEVWLLDGENSPPPAAGHWPAAWKVGPMPPLDAGADAASPRPGDMAAIIYTSGTTGPSKGVCCPHAQFYWWGAHSVDLLEIEARDVLLTTLPLFHVNALATFFSALLSGATLVVLERFSASGFTDALRKHRATVTYLLGAMVSILQSTPPSDRDNDHPTTRALAPGVSAALAADFRARFGIGAVDGYGSTETNFVIGDRLADQKPGSMGRVRPGFTARVVDEEDNELPPGVPGELVVRADEPFAMATGYFEMASATVAAWRNLWLHTGDRVVRDADGRFTFMDRIKDAIRRRGENISAYEVEQVLASHPAVAQAAVFPVRSELTEDEVMAAVVLKEGMALDPVALLDYCKPRMSYFSVPRYVLFADRLPMTENGKVQKYRLREIGVTPETWDREAAGYTVGRGGGARRA; from the coding sequence ATGCCTGTTCATGAAGACGCCGCGCAGCCTGTCATGGCGGGTAGCGAGGTTCTTGCCGATCGATCGATCCCCGCCCTGCTGACGCGGCGGGCGGCGCTGGGCGACAAGCCTCTGGTCATCTTCGGCGACACGCGCTTCGGCTATGGCGAGATGGCGGCGCGCGCGGCGGCGGCGGGCGCGCTGCTGCGCGATGCCGGCGTGGCGCGGGGCGACCGGGTCGCGATCTTCTGCGGCAACCGGATCGCCTTTCTCGACCTGTTCCTCGGCTGCGCCTGGATCGGCGCGGTGGCGGTGCCGATCAACCATTTCGCGCGCGGGCCGCAACTCCAGCACATATTGGGCAACAGCGGCGCGCGCCTGATCGCCGCCGATGCCGACGGCGCCGCCGCGCTCGACCATGTCGATCCCTCCGCGCTGGCGCTGGCCGAGGTCTGGCTGCTCGACGGCGAGAATAGCCCGCCCCCCGCCGCCGGCCATTGGCCCGCGGCCTGGAAGGTCGGCCCGATGCCGCCGCTGGACGCGGGCGCCGACGCCGCATCGCCGCGCCCCGGCGACATGGCCGCGATCATCTACACATCAGGCACCACCGGCCCCTCCAAGGGGGTCTGCTGCCCGCATGCGCAATTCTACTGGTGGGGCGCCCATTCGGTCGACCTGCTGGAGATCGAGGCGCGCGACGTGCTGCTGACCACCCTGCCCCTGTTCCACGTCAACGCGCTCGCCACCTTCTTCTCGGCGCTGCTCAGCGGGGCGACGCTCGTCGTCCTCGAACGCTTCTCGGCGAGCGGCTTCACCGATGCGCTGCGCAAGCACCGGGCGACCGTCACCTATCTGCTCGGCGCGATGGTCTCGATCCTGCAGTCGACCCCGCCGTCCGACCGCGACAACGACCATCCGACGACGCGCGCGCTGGCCCCCGGCGTCTCGGCCGCGCTCGCCGCCGACTTCCGCGCGCGCTTCGGCATCGGCGCGGTCGACGGCTATGGATCGACCGAGACCAATTTCGTCATCGGCGACCGGCTGGCCGACCAGAAGCCGGGCAGCATGGGTCGCGTCCGTCCCGGCTTCACGGCGCGCGTGGTCGACGAGGAGGACAATGAACTGCCGCCGGGCGTGCCGGGCGAACTGGTCGTGCGCGCCGACGAGCCCTTCGCGATGGCGACCGGCTATTTCGAGATGGCGTCGGCGACCGTCGCCGCCTGGCGCAACCTGTGGCTCCACACCGGCGACCGCGTCGTCCGCGACGCCGACGGCCGCTTCACCTTCATGGACCGGATCAAGGACGCGATCCGGCGGCGTGGCGAGAACATCTCCGCCTATGAGGTCGAGCAGGTGCTGGCGAGCCATCCGGCGGTCGCCCAGGCCGCGGTCTTCCCGGTCCGTTCCGAACTGACCGAGGACGAGGTGATGGCGGCGGTGGTGCTGAAAGAAGGGATGGCCCTCGATCCGGTCGCGCTGCTCGATTATTGCAAGCCGCGGATGAGCTATTTCTCGGTGCCGCGCTATGTGCTGTTCGCGGACCGGCTGCCGATGACGGAGAATGGCAAGGTGCAGAAATACCGGCTGCGCGAGATCGGGGTGACGCCCGAGACATGGGACCGGGAGGCGGCCGGCTACACCGTCGGTCGCGGCGGCGGGGCGCGGCGCGCGTGA
- a CDS encoding glutamate dehydrogenase (NAD) (PFAM: NAD-glutamate dehydrogenase), giving the protein MDTETARRTASDKHEFTDIFAKALTSGALPGELAGLDGEPLEKAAAFLAHTARRRQPGHAAIAVQTIAGNVGGSRLMRIAVVNDDMPFLVDSVSAALATQGVEVRRLLHPVIAVRRDEDGALTAVLPQGSTGERRESFIYLEAERVDARERQALAQAIEAVLEDVRAAVRDWQAMQIAMRDDAEGLPDGEGAALLRWLLDQNLTLLGHHVAMAKGEPRDRLGILRVGSRKLWRDSTAKAAIAWFEKGGAAPLLLKSDCRSTVHRRAPLDLIVTPVRQGKDVTGLSIHAGLWTSAALRTLAEDIPVLRSRLTAIEERLGFDPKGHAGKALHHALSELPPDLVLALPLDSLEKVVLTAMSLVDRPRPRLELVRSTLGEHLVAIVWLPRELLTTGRRVAIGEMLAQASGATLSNWSLQLGEGDIAQIRYMLDLPAGGTVPDNEPLDRRLSEMLRGWEPAVEAQLAEMEAGNRAVRLTLDYAAAFPIAYRTHSTPAEAATDILRLNALGDGAARGCRLYRGEHDPDHRLRLKIYRRGALIPLSEAVPVLENFGFRVIEEIPTPLDGGAIGYIHEFKLDLPDADTASRLIEHSAVAEESIAATLEGRAENDLFNELIVSVGLSPDEALLFRAWFRYLRQTGFAYGLATAVEALKKAPDVARGIIAYFRALHHPTRNDAAEAERLHAEIETGLKKVTAIDDDRMLRRFRAVVRATLRTNAFSPAAKEALAFKIDSSGVPGLPAPVPWREIWVYSPRVEGIHLRGGPIARGGLRWSDRRDDFRTEILGLMKAQVVKNAVIVPTGAKGGFYPKQLPSPSDRDAWLAEGTESYRVFIRSLLSVTDNIVEGKVVHPPKVAIRDGDDPYFVVAADKGTATFSDVANAIAVERGFWLGDAFASGGSHGYDHKAMGITARGAWVSVQRHFAEMGVDVQNDPVRVVGCGDMSGDVFGNGMLLSKSIRLVAAFDHRHIFLDPDPDAATGWEERNRLFALPRSSWADYDAKLISKGGGIFPRDQKEIPISPQIREALDIADEVLDPSALIAAILRSPVDLLWFGGIGTYVKAKSETNAEVGDRSNEAHRVNGEDVRARVVGEGANLGVTQAGRIAFAMKGGRINADFIDNSAGVDCSDNEVNIKIALNREMLEGRLEFDKRNALLVKMTDDVAHIVLEDNRLQTLALSLAERGGAEAMPAQLRVIEILEENGRINRAVDGFDSNDMLLRRAQEHLGLTRPELAVVLSHGKLALQDAIENSDRTGDPMLAPLLLAAFPPAMQKGFADAIEAHRLRPQILATKMSNRVINRLGLVAPFEMAEEEGCSLAQVATAYFTVDALFGLEALFMRIEQAAIGEQARLTLLAALAEIARGHVADLLRSIAAETDIGTMVAMLKPGLARLDDARADLIRSEARQQSDQLRQRITAEDVDPALIDAVVEIAEIDGAIGTAALASELSADEVDVTRAYVVLGEALGLDWAKAAAARFRSADAWERLLIAGLTREFGQIRLDFLARHGGKGPGEAVTAWLETHRDRAEQFRQTVGRARSAAAPTAAMLAQIAAQARSLLMR; this is encoded by the coding sequence ATGGATACCGAGACGGCCAGGCGCACGGCTTCGGACAAGCACGAATTCACCGACATCTTCGCCAAGGCCCTGACCAGCGGCGCCCTTCCGGGCGAACTTGCCGGCCTCGACGGCGAACCCCTCGAAAAGGCAGCGGCCTTCCTGGCCCACACCGCGCGGCGGCGACAGCCCGGCCATGCCGCGATCGCGGTACAGACGATCGCGGGCAATGTCGGCGGCAGCCGGCTGATGCGGATCGCCGTCGTCAACGACGACATGCCCTTCCTGGTCGACTCGGTCTCCGCCGCGCTCGCCACGCAGGGCGTCGAGGTCCGTCGCCTGCTCCACCCCGTCATCGCGGTCCGCCGCGACGAGGACGGCGCGCTCACCGCCGTGCTGCCGCAGGGATCGACCGGCGAGCGGCGCGAATCCTTCATCTATCTCGAAGCCGAGCGGGTCGACGCCCGCGAACGGCAGGCGCTCGCCCAGGCGATCGAAGCGGTGCTCGAAGACGTCCGCGCCGCGGTGCGCGACTGGCAGGCGATGCAGATCGCGATGCGCGACGACGCCGAGGGACTGCCCGACGGCGAGGGAGCGGCGCTGCTGCGCTGGCTGCTCGACCAGAACCTCACCCTGCTCGGCCATCACGTCGCCATGGCGAAGGGCGAGCCGCGCGACCGGCTCGGCATCCTGCGCGTCGGCAGCCGCAAGCTGTGGCGCGATTCCACCGCGAAGGCGGCGATCGCCTGGTTCGAGAAGGGCGGCGCGGCGCCGCTGCTGCTCAAGTCCGATTGCCGGTCGACCGTCCACCGCCGCGCGCCGCTCGACCTGATCGTCACCCCGGTGCGGCAGGGCAAGGACGTCACCGGCCTGTCGATCCACGCCGGCCTGTGGACCAGCGCCGCGCTGCGCACCCTGGCCGAGGACATCCCGGTGCTGCGCAGCCGCCTCACCGCGATCGAGGAGCGACTGGGCTTCGACCCGAAGGGCCATGCCGGCAAGGCGCTGCACCATGCGCTGTCGGAACTGCCGCCCGACCTCGTCCTGGCGCTGCCACTCGACTCGCTGGAGAAGGTGGTGCTGACCGCGATGTCGCTGGTCGATCGCCCGCGCCCGCGGCTCGAACTGGTGCGCAGCACGCTGGGCGAGCATCTGGTCGCGATCGTCTGGCTGCCGCGCGAGCTGCTGACCACCGGCCGCCGCGTCGCGATCGGCGAGATGCTGGCCCAGGCGTCGGGCGCGACCCTGTCCAACTGGTCGCTCCAGCTCGGCGAGGGCGACATCGCCCAGATCCGCTACATGCTCGACCTGCCGGCCGGCGGCACGGTGCCCGACAACGAGCCGCTCGACCGGCGGCTGTCCGAGATGCTGCGCGGCTGGGAGCCCGCGGTCGAGGCGCAGCTCGCCGAGATGGAGGCGGGCAACCGCGCGGTGCGGCTGACGCTCGACTATGCCGCCGCCTTCCCGATCGCCTACCGCACCCATTCGACCCCGGCCGAGGCCGCGACCGATATCCTGCGGCTCAACGCGCTGGGCGACGGCGCGGCGCGCGGCTGCCGCCTCTATCGCGGCGAGCATGATCCCGACCATCGCCTGCGGCTGAAAATCTATCGGCGCGGCGCGCTGATCCCGCTGTCCGAGGCGGTGCCGGTGCTGGAGAATTTCGGCTTCCGCGTGATCGAGGAGATCCCGACCCCGCTCGACGGCGGCGCGATCGGCTATATCCACGAGTTCAAGCTCGACCTGCCCGATGCCGATACCGCCAGCCGGCTGATCGAGCATAGCGCGGTCGCCGAGGAGTCGATCGCCGCGACCCTCGAAGGGCGCGCCGAGAACGACCTGTTCAACGAGTTGATCGTCTCGGTCGGCCTGTCGCCGGACGAGGCGCTGCTGTTCCGCGCCTGGTTCCGCTACCTGCGCCAGACCGGCTTCGCCTATGGCCTCGCCACTGCGGTCGAGGCGCTCAAGAAGGCGCCGGACGTCGCGCGCGGCATCATCGCCTATTTCCGCGCGCTGCATCACCCGACCCGCAACGACGCGGCCGAGGCGGAGCGCCTCCATGCCGAGATCGAGACCGGCCTGAAGAAGGTGACGGCGATCGACGACGATCGCATGCTGCGCCGCTTCCGCGCCGTCGTCCGCGCGACGCTGCGCACCAACGCCTTCTCCCCCGCCGCCAAGGAAGCGCTCGCCTTCAAGATCGATTCGAGCGGCGTCCCCGGCCTCCCCGCGCCGGTGCCGTGGCGCGAGATCTGGGTCTACAGCCCGCGCGTCGAGGGCATCCACCTGCGCGGCGGGCCGATCGCGCGCGGCGGCCTGCGCTGGTCCGACCGGCGCGACGACTTCCGCACCGAGATCCTCGGCCTGATGAAGGCGCAGGTCGTCAAGAACGCGGTGATCGTGCCGACCGGCGCGAAGGGCGGCTTCTACCCGAAGCAGCTCCCCTCCCCGTCCGATCGCGACGCCTGGCTGGCGGAAGGCACCGAAAGCTATCGCGTGTTCATCCGCTCACTGCTGTCGGTCACCGACAATATCGTCGAGGGCAAGGTCGTCCATCCGCCCAAGGTGGCGATCCGCGACGGCGACGATCCCTATTTCGTCGTCGCCGCCGACAAGGGCACGGCGACCTTCTCCGACGTCGCCAACGCGATCGCGGTGGAGCGCGGCTTCTGGCTGGGCGACGCCTTCGCCAGCGGCGGCAGCCATGGCTATGACCACAAGGCGATGGGCATCACCGCGCGCGGCGCCTGGGTCTCGGTCCAGCGCCATTTCGCCGAGATGGGCGTCGACGTGCAGAATGATCCGGTCCGCGTCGTCGGCTGCGGCGACATGTCGGGCGACGTGTTCGGCAACGGCATGCTGCTGTCGAAGTCGATCCGCCTGGTCGCGGCGTTCGACCATCGCCACATCTTCCTCGACCCCGATCCCGATGCGGCGACCGGCTGGGAGGAGCGCAACCGCCTGTTCGCCCTGCCCCGGTCGAGCTGGGCCGATTATGACGCCAAGCTGATCTCGAAGGGCGGCGGCATCTTCCCGCGCGACCAGAAGGAGATCCCGATCTCCCCGCAGATCCGCGAGGCGCTCGACATCGCCGACGAGGTGCTCGATCCCTCCGCGCTGATCGCGGCGATCCTCAGGAGCCCGGTCGACCTGCTGTGGTTCGGCGGCATCGGCACCTATGTGAAGGCGAAGTCGGAGACCAACGCCGAGGTCGGCGACCGTTCGAACGAGGCGCACCGCGTGAACGGCGAGGACGTCCGCGCCCGGGTGGTCGGCGAAGGCGCCAATCTGGGCGTGACCCAGGCGGGCCGCATCGCCTTCGCGATGAAGGGCGGCCGGATCAACGCCGACTTCATCGACAATTCGGCGGGCGTCGACTGCTCGGACAACGAGGTCAACATCAAGATCGCGCTCAACCGCGAGATGCTCGAAGGCCGGCTGGAGTTCGACAAGCGCAACGCGCTGCTCGTCAAGATGACCGACGACGTCGCGCATATCGTGCTGGAGGACAACCGCCTGCAGACGCTGGCGCTGTCGCTGGCCGAACGCGGCGGGGCCGAGGCGATGCCCGCGCAGCTTCGCGTCATCGAGATCCTGGAGGAGAATGGCCGCATCAACCGCGCGGTCGACGGCTTCGACAGCAACGACATGCTGCTGCGCCGCGCGCAGGAGCATCTCGGCCTGACCCGGCCCGAGCTGGCGGTGGTGCTGTCGCACGGCAAGCTGGCGCTGCAGGACGCGATCGAGAACAGCGACCGCACCGGCGATCCGATGCTCGCCCCGCTGCTGCTGGCGGCCTTCCCGCCGGCGATGCAGAAGGGCTTCGCCGACGCGATCGAGGCGCATCGCCTGCGTCCGCAGATCCTGGCGACCAAGATGTCGAACCGGGTGATCAACCGGCTGGGCCTGGTCGCGCCGTTCGAGATGGCCGAGGAGGAAGGCTGCTCGCTGGCGCAGGTGGCGACCGCCTATTTCACGGTCGACGCGCTGTTCGGGCTCGAAGCGCTGTTCATGCGGATCGAGCAGGCCGCGATCGGCGAGCAGGCGCGGCTGACGCTGCTCGCCGCGCTGGCCGAGATCGCGCGCGGCCATGTCGCCGACCTGCTCCGCAGCATCGCGGCGGAGACCGACATCGGCACGATGGTGGCGATGCTGAAGCCCGGCCTCGCCCGGCTCGACGACGCCCGCGCCGACCTGATCCGCAGCGAGGCGCGCCAGCAGTCCGACCAGCTCCGCCAACGCATCACCGCCGAGGACGTCGATCCCGCGCTGATCGACGCGGTCGTCGAGATCGCCGAGATCGACGGCGCGATCGGCACGGCCGCGCTCGCCAGCGAGCTTTCGGCCGACGAGGTCGACGTCACCCGCGCCTATGTGGTGCTGGGCGAGGCGCTGGGGCTCGACTGGGCCAAGGCCGCGGCGGCGCGCTTCCGCAGCGCGGATGCCTGGGAACGGCTGCTGATCGCGGGGCTGACCCGCGAGTTCGGCCAGATCCGCCTCGACTTCCTGGCGCGGCACGGCGGCAAGGGCCCCGGCGAGGCGGTCACCGCCTGGCTGGAGACCCATCGCGACCGGGCCGAGCAGTTCCGCCAGACGGTCGGCCGCGCCCGATCGGCGGCGGCCCCGACCGCGGCGATGCTGGCGCAGATCGCAGCACAGGCCCGCTCGCTGCTGATGCGGTGA
- a CDS encoding Glyoxalase/bleomycin resistance protein/dioxygenase (PFAM: Glyoxalase/bleomycin resistance protein/dioxygenase) has protein sequence MTVRRVVANIATDRMEAAKAFYGDLLGMSLAMDHGWIVTFVGSGDAVPQISFASEGGSGMPVPDLSIEVDDLDESYRRIVEAGHAIEYGPATESWGVRRFFVRDPFGKLLNILSHA, from the coding sequence ATGACGGTCAGACGCGTCGTGGCGAATATCGCGACCGATCGGATGGAGGCGGCCAAGGCCTTCTATGGCGATCTGCTAGGGATGAGCCTGGCGATGGACCATGGCTGGATCGTCACCTTCGTCGGATCGGGCGATGCCGTCCCGCAGATCAGCTTCGCGAGCGAGGGCGGTTCGGGGATGCCGGTTCCCGACCTGTCGATCGAGGTCGACGATCTCGACGAAAGCTATCGGCGGATTGTCGAGGCGGGGCATGCGATCGAATATGGTCCGGCGACCGAATCCTGGGGCGTGCGGCGCTTCTTCGTCCGCGATCCCTTCGGCAAGCTGCTCAACATCCTGTCCCACGCCTGA